Part of the Amphiura filiformis chromosome 9, Afil_fr2py, whole genome shotgun sequence genome is shown below.
TCAAATATATGGGCAATTCACAATGATCCAGATACTTGGAAAGATCCAGATATGTTTCGTCCAGAGAGGTTTCTTGATGGTGACAGGTTAGCGAAACAACCGGATGCATACTTGCCTTTCAGCGCAGGTAAGTCACTACAAATATATGACGTGCATTTATTAATGcatgttgatgatgataatgatgataatgatggtaataatgatgatgatgataatgatgacaatgttgatgaagtatatTTAGTTTATGTTACTGTTGCTGTTGTTGTAATTTTCCCCGCCAAAAGAAGTCTGGAAAGGGGACTATAAACTGAGTTCCTATGTAGGGTTGGGGGTGTGTGGTTGGGTTTTTTTGGGAGGGTGGCTGTGGAGGTGTGTGTACTGTGGCTGTATTTACATAAAATGTTAACCATTGGTCAAAAAGTTGTAATCACTGGTTTTTCCCCCACACACATGCTTTGATTAATTTCAATGGGTACATTGACATGTGTGATGTCAGTAGgtgtgaggttaaaggtcatataggggtcaCGTCATGTCATTTTACAAATATAATTCTTTTTCACCAAGTACGAAAGCCTCCAGCATTGTTGTTCGGGAACAGCTATTCTGGGGCGGTGACAAATTTTACGCATCCCGTAATTTAATACATAGGCTATATTTATGGGTAGAAGGTGTTACGTGGATGTGATGATACGAATTAGGATTTTCGCCATTTTGATCATCATCGTAATTATGATAATGGCAAAGACCTCGACGAAGATGAGTTTTATAATAATCTTTCCTCAGGTCGACGGGTGTGCCTCGGTGAAAACTTGGCGAGAATTGAATTGTTCCTATTCTTCTCTCACTGTTTGCATCGATTCACCTTCAAGAAACCACAAGACTCACCAGAGCTTTCTTTTGATGGAGTCGCCGGTGCAGCTAACAGTCCCAGGTTTTATGAGACAGAAGCCATCTTGAGGGATTAAAGCAACATTGTAACATTTCCACAAAAGATGGATTATTATTATTcccacaaaatgttaatttttactgtcagatatgtcactTTGTCATTTTGAGCCGAAAAAGCAGTAAATAAAGAAATCGCCATTTAATCCCActgccttaaagccatattataacatttgctgaggagaacgccctcaaaaatatttaattctggtttttacacgatttgtaatgtactttagtaaacaaacttactctgcaaaaatcaagacttaaggtgctgtagttttgtcaaaatccgagattttgaataaaacgcaggaacgtTATATTTAACAATATGTGGCATGTTTCTTACTCAAACCAAAAgatatttccaataattggtattTAAAGGGCCCGGTGCTCAATCTCGACGATTAACTCGTCGGCATACCCGAACCCAAGCCGCTGATCCAAGCCGATGCAACTATGCTGAATAATAATATACTGTTGTGATATGCACTAGCAACATAGTGACTGTCAAATAAAAGGCCATGTTCATCGGCTTCATCGGCCGGCACAATCCCTGTGGATTTCACACAatcggcttataacacttgacaacaataccctaaCAAATTACTCTCCTTGATTGCGTCGATGAATGACGGCAATGTTTACTTGATAACATTAACCCGattagtgctgcagaatggtgaatcATAGCAAACATATTGTGCACTTTGGGTGAAAAGCCCCCAAATTGGTACAGATGTAgctcttgatatgcttaacaaattAGGATAGAgggccaatttaaattcattccaagatggcgggtagagGTCATCGAATTTTATATTTAGGGAAAAAATTCAGAGCTGTTCAAAAAGTGTTTCGCTGGTCACgaggattcagaaaaggtatagtttgacctatctgtgatgtaaGGTTCTCAAGTCATCTCCCCGAGAGTCATCTGTGCCAATTTTGGGGCTTTTCACCAAAAGTGCACAATACTTAACTATTCTGGAGTGCAAGATCTCTGTGgcaaacccaacatttttatacaTTTCAAAATCATGCGCATACTTTACTCGTATGGTAGGTTAGTTAAAATGCTGACGTTTGCATGATAAACTATTGAATGCAATTTGTTCAATAAAACTAAACAATAGCCGGCATAGATTGCTTTCTTTGATATATAGAGATATAgacactttttgtacttttgtgaACTTTGCTCTCTTTTTAACCAATCATCATagagagtcgtgtgatatgtcaaacttttcctctggttttaaggaacaaaaaagtcaacgggcgcatatctgtaggatcattggttaatgagatgtagtcactttttgtacttttttgcaCTTTACAACCTttatctttttaatcaaataccctagtcgtgcgatatgtcgaacttttcctctggtcataaagaacaaaaaaatcagCGGCCGCGTAtttgtacgatcattggttaatgaaatATAGTCACTTGTagtattttgtgcacttaaccctctttttagccaaatttaccacagagtcgtgcgatatgtctaacttttcctctggtcataaggaagaaaaaagtcagtggtcgcatatctgtaagATCATTGGataatgagatatagtcaattttttctttttctactttgtgcatttaaccctctatctttttaaccaaatataccacagagtcgtgggatatgtcaaacttttcctctggtcataaggaacaaaaa
Proteins encoded:
- the LOC140160236 gene encoding methyl farnesoate epoxidase-like, which gives rise to MATIHQLFSAGAETTVTTLRWSLLYMMAYPEIQGRIQREIDDVVGRNRLPNYSDREHLPYTEATLMEIARIASIAPFGIPHVAAQNTTLFGYNIPEETIIMSNIWAIHNDPDTWKDPDMFRPERFLDGDRLAKQPDAYLPFSAGRRVCLGENLARIELFLFFSHCLHRFTFKKPQDSPELSFDGVAGAANSPRFYETEAILRD